A genomic segment from Juglans regia cultivar Chandler chromosome 14, Walnut 2.0, whole genome shotgun sequence encodes:
- the LOC109012261 gene encoding aluminum-activated malate transporter 8-like yields MDNIASTNFENVGPFTRAWEWLKALPVRLWAMAVGFANKMKKLGQDDPRRIVHSLKVGVAITLVSLFYYVRPLFDRFRENGIWAVLTVVLVFEFSVGATLGKGLNRMLATLSGGALAVGVDQVATLFDGTGQPIVLGILVFIIVATVTFMRFFPALKARYDYGLMIFILTFCLVSVSSYQDDEILDMACQRLYTIIIGCFIAIIVCICVRPVWIGESLQNQIANNLEKLGNFLEGFGREYFRLSEEGHSTDDDKSFLHGYKSVLTSKDKEEAMANLARWEFWHYRFGFRHPWNRYLKVGALTQQCAYKIEDLNSYLKYFEIQATPTEFRREIHEPCTKICSESGKALKELASAIKKMRRSTSVINYHIENSKIAAENLMSMLNMTSRWDNANLREIIPTAAVGLILIDIVPCTEKIVEAFQELASRARFESMDDRVSPIDDV; encoded by the exons ATGGATAATATTGCTtctacaaattttgaaaatgttggaCCTTTCACTCGTGCATGGGAATGGCTCAAGGCCTTGCCTGTAAGGTTATGGGCTATGGCAGTCGGGTTTGCAAATAAGATGAAGAAACTTGGACAAGATGATCCCCGAAGAATAGTCCATTCGCTCAAAGTAGGAGTGGCTATCACGTTGGTTTCCTTGTTCTATTATGTCCGACCGCTCTTCGACCGTTTTCGTGAAAATGGAATATGGGCGGTTTTAACCGTCGTTCTAGTCTTCGAGTTTTCAGTTG GAGCAACATTGGGAAAAGGCCTAAACAGGATGCTGGCAACGTTGTCCGGTGGTGCGCTAGCTGTCGGAGTTGATCAGGTGGCAACTCTCTTCGATGGGACGGGACAACCCATAGTACTTGGAATCTTAGTCTTTATAATAG TTGCAACGGTAACATTTATGAGATTCTTCCCTGCACTGAAGGCAAGATACGATTATGGACTGATGATATTCATATTGACTTTCTGCTTGGTATCTGTATCGAGTTACCAAGACGATGAGATTCTAGATATGGCCTGCCAGAGGCTATACACAATCATCATTGGTTGCTTTATTGCTATCATTGTATGCATCTGTGTACGCCCTGTCTGGATTGGAGAGAGTCTGCAGAACCAAATAGCTAACAATTTGGAAAAGCTTGGGAATTTCTTAGAAG GATTTGGTAGGGAATACTTCAGATTGTCAGAGGAAGGGCATTCCACGGATGATGATAAATCATTTCTTCACGGGTATAAAAGCGTTCTGACTTCTAAAGACAAGGAAGAAGCTATG gCCAATTTAGCGAGATGGGAATTTTGGCACTATCGTTTTGGGTTCCGTCATCCTTGGAATCGTTACCTTAAAGTTGGAGCCTTGACTCAGCAGTGTGCCTACAAAATTGAAGACCTCAACAGCTATCTCAAGTACTTTGAGATCCAAGCT ACACCCACCGAGTTCCGAAGAGAAATTCATGAGCCATGCACAAAGATTTGTTCAGAATCTGGCAAAGCACTGAAGGAATTAGCATCAGCGATCAAAAAAATGAGACGGTCAACATCAGTAATTAATTACCATATTGAAAACTCAAAAATTGCAGCCGAGAATCTCATGTCCATGCTCAACATGACTTCCCGTTGGGACAATGCAAATCTCCGAGAGATTATACCAACTGCTGCAGTCGGATTAATTCTAATCGACATTGTGCCATGCACTGAGAAAATCGTGGAGGCTTTTCAGGAATTAGCCTCTCGTGCACGCTTCGAGAGTATGGACGACAGAGTTTCACCGATCGACGACGTATAA